One region of Yersinia bercovieri ATCC 43970 genomic DNA includes:
- a CDS encoding SmdA family multidrug ABC transporter permease/ATP-binding protein, with protein sequence MRLFAQLGWYFRREWRRYVGAVLLLIIIAILQLLPPKLVGVIVDGISTKQMSTDRLLMWIGVMLVTAIVVYLLRYVWRVLLFGASYQLAVELRSNFYRQLSRQAPGFYLRHRTGDLMARATNDVDRVVFAAGEGVLTLVDSLVMGCVVLIVMSTQISWQLTLLSLLPMPVMAIVIKYYGDQLHQRFKSAQGAFSSLNNQAQESLTSIRMIKAFGLEDNQSQQFAQVAAEAGAKNMYVARIDARFDPTIYIAIGIANLLAIGGGSWMVVNHSITLGQLTSFVMYLGLMIWPMLALAWMFNIVERGSAAYSRIRSLLEEAPVVKDGEIELSNGRGTLAVNIRHFYYPGAEQPALHDVALKLAPGQMLGLCGPTGSGKSTLLALIQRQFDIDDGAISYQGHALSDLRLHDWRGRLSVVSQTPFLFSDTVAGNIALGKPDATQEQIERAARLASVHEDILRLPQGYDTEVGERGVMLSGGQKQRISIARALLLETEILILDDALSAVDGQTEHEILKNLRLWGEHRTVIISAHRLSALTEASEILVMQHGGVMQRGTHNLLVNQSGWYREMYRYQQLEAALDDGEPEAKTDE encoded by the coding sequence GTGAGATTGTTTGCACAATTAGGCTGGTATTTCCGCCGAGAGTGGCGTCGCTATGTAGGCGCGGTGTTGCTGCTGATCATTATTGCTATCTTGCAATTGTTGCCACCAAAGCTGGTTGGGGTAATTGTGGATGGCATCAGTACCAAACAGATGTCGACCGACAGGCTACTGATGTGGATCGGGGTGATGCTGGTGACGGCAATCGTGGTCTATCTACTGCGCTATGTCTGGCGCGTGCTCCTCTTTGGCGCATCCTACCAATTGGCGGTGGAGTTACGATCGAACTTCTATCGCCAACTCAGCCGCCAGGCCCCCGGCTTCTATTTACGTCACCGCACCGGCGACTTAATGGCACGCGCCACGAATGATGTCGATCGCGTGGTTTTTGCCGCCGGTGAGGGGGTGTTGACGCTGGTGGATTCGCTGGTGATGGGCTGTGTGGTATTGATTGTGATGAGCACCCAAATCAGCTGGCAATTGACATTGTTGTCGCTGCTACCCATGCCGGTGATGGCGATAGTGATCAAATATTATGGCGACCAACTGCACCAGCGCTTTAAATCGGCGCAGGGCGCATTTTCTAGCCTCAATAATCAGGCGCAAGAGAGTTTGACCAGCATCCGCATGATTAAAGCTTTTGGTCTGGAAGATAATCAATCACAGCAATTTGCGCAGGTTGCCGCCGAAGCGGGCGCGAAGAACATGTATGTTGCGCGCATTGATGCCCGTTTTGATCCGACCATTTATATTGCTATCGGCATCGCTAATTTATTAGCCATCGGCGGTGGTAGCTGGATGGTGGTTAACCACAGCATTACCTTAGGGCAGTTGACCAGTTTTGTGATGTATCTGGGGTTAATGATCTGGCCGATGTTGGCGTTGGCGTGGATGTTCAATATTGTCGAACGCGGCAGCGCGGCCTATAGCCGTATCCGTAGTTTGTTGGAAGAGGCGCCGGTGGTAAAAGATGGTGAGATCGAATTATCTAACGGGCGTGGCACATTAGCGGTAAACATTCGGCATTTCTATTATCCGGGGGCTGAACAGCCCGCATTACATGATGTCGCGCTGAAGTTGGCTCCGGGGCAGATGTTGGGGCTATGTGGGCCGACGGGGTCCGGTAAAAGCACCTTGCTGGCATTAATTCAGCGGCAATTTGATATTGATGATGGCGCTATTAGTTATCAGGGACATGCGCTGTCGGATCTTCGTTTGCATGACTGGCGCGGGCGCTTATCCGTAGTCAGTCAGACGCCATTCCTCTTCTCTGACACCGTGGCGGGCAATATTGCGTTAGGTAAACCTGATGCCACTCAAGAACAAATTGAGCGGGCCGCGCGTTTAGCCAGTGTCCATGAGGATATTTTGCGCCTTCCTCAAGGGTATGACACTGAAGTGGGCGAGCGCGGCGTGATGTTATCAGGCGGGCAGAAACAGCGCATTTCCATTGCCCGAGCGCTGCTTCTGGAGACTGAAATTCTGATTCTTGATGATGCACTCTCTGCGGTTGATGGTCAGACCGAACATGAAATCTTAAAAAATCTGCGCCTTTGGGGCGAACATCGCACCGTGATTATTAGCGCCCATCGGCTCTCCGCTTTGACGGAG